One genomic segment of Occultella kanbiaonis includes these proteins:
- a CDS encoding LacI family DNA-binding transcriptional regulator yields MRQSDVAAHAGVSAKTVSNVLHDHPYVSADTRARVEASLVALGYRVNLSARALASDRTGFIALAIPGLDNPYYAQLAGHVMDAAAEHDWIVLIEQTRSSADLERAVVHGGGARLVDGVILQPDSISQADLSDRFAHQNLVLIGEGGATASSDHVTTDVVAAAREVVEHLLAQGRTRFATLGIQPHDRADASELRYRGLCQALDAAGVPVRSEYLKGLPRSRRPEAAEAVDQLLALPEPPDAILCFNDLVGSGALARLRERGVDVPTDIAVAGFDDNEESRFTAPPLTSVSWDLEELARRCVGRLFARSRPDGADLPPVRTVIGHRLVVRESTVSRS; encoded by the coding sequence GTGCGGCAGTCGGACGTGGCCGCCCACGCCGGTGTTTCGGCCAAGACCGTGTCCAACGTGCTGCATGACCACCCCTACGTGAGCGCGGACACGCGAGCGAGGGTCGAGGCGTCGCTCGTGGCCCTCGGGTACCGGGTGAATCTCTCCGCTCGCGCCCTGGCAAGTGACCGGACCGGCTTCATCGCACTTGCGATCCCGGGGCTCGACAATCCGTACTACGCCCAGCTCGCTGGCCACGTCATGGACGCCGCAGCCGAGCACGACTGGATCGTCCTCATCGAGCAGACCCGGTCATCGGCCGACCTCGAGCGGGCGGTCGTCCACGGCGGTGGGGCGCGACTGGTCGATGGCGTGATCCTGCAGCCGGACTCGATAAGCCAGGCCGACCTCTCCGACCGGTTCGCCCATCAGAACCTGGTGCTCATCGGCGAAGGTGGCGCGACGGCCTCGTCGGACCATGTGACCACCGATGTGGTCGCCGCCGCACGCGAGGTGGTCGAGCACCTGCTCGCCCAGGGACGCACCCGGTTCGCGACGCTGGGGATTCAGCCACACGACCGTGCCGATGCATCCGAACTTCGCTATCGAGGGCTGTGCCAGGCGCTCGACGCGGCCGGCGTGCCGGTCAGGTCCGAATATCTCAAGGGCCTGCCCCGGAGTCGTCGACCGGAGGCCGCCGAAGCCGTCGACCAACTGCTCGCGCTGCCGGAGCCGCCGGATGCGATCCTCTGCTTCAACGACCTGGTGGGCAGCGGCGCGCTGGCTCGGCTCCGCGAACGAGGGGTCGACGTGCCGACCGACATCGCCGTGGCCGGCTTCGACGACAACGAGGAGTCGCGCTTCACGGCGCCGCCGCTCACCAGCGTGTCCTGGGATCTGGAGGAACTGGCGCGGCGCTGCGTGGGACGCCTGTTCGCCCGCTCTCGCCCGGACGGCGCCGACCTACCGCCGGTGCGGACCGTGATCGGTCACCGGCTGGTGGTGCGAGAGAGCACGGTGTCCCGCTCCTAG
- a CDS encoding family 43 glycosylhydrolase — translation MTQSPSATQRPTDATPTTPPVLLGEPWAVGRADGTPFSKDPSVVRLGERYLMYFTLPPEQPGAREGWHVGIAESHDLRSWELVGHLRPAGGHESRGLAAPGAVVLDGVVHLFYQSYGNGPLDAICHAWSTDGTSFTRDASNPVFRPTGAWNCGRAIDADVIVDGDRLLLAYATRDPQMRVQLLGVAEAPLDSDFGAGSWRDLSTDGPALAPELPWELECIEAPAFVRRGDRLVMFYAGGYNNEPQQIGYALSDDGVHWTRGSLDPVLPNGAPGSWNSSESGHPGVFTDLDGRTYLFFQGNDTGGRTNHLAATEILWENDRPRLGGQRDA, via the coding sequence ATGACGCAGTCGCCTAGCGCCACGCAGCGCCCGACCGACGCCACCCCCACCACGCCGCCCGTACTGCTCGGCGAGCCCTGGGCCGTCGGGAGAGCGGACGGTACGCCGTTCTCGAAGGACCCCTCGGTGGTCCGGCTGGGCGAGCGCTACCTGATGTACTTCACCCTGCCGCCCGAGCAGCCCGGGGCACGTGAGGGTTGGCATGTCGGGATCGCCGAGAGTCACGACCTCCGGTCCTGGGAGCTCGTCGGGCACCTGCGTCCGGCCGGTGGTCATGAGTCGCGCGGACTCGCTGCACCTGGCGCGGTCGTGCTCGACGGGGTCGTCCACCTCTTCTACCAGAGCTACGGCAACGGACCGCTCGATGCGATCTGCCACGCGTGGTCTACCGACGGCACATCATTCACGCGGGACGCGTCGAACCCGGTGTTCCGCCCCACCGGAGCCTGGAACTGCGGCCGTGCGATCGACGCCGATGTGATCGTCGACGGCGACCGGCTGCTGCTGGCGTACGCGACGCGCGACCCGCAGATGCGGGTGCAGCTGCTGGGCGTCGCCGAAGCCCCCCTCGACAGCGACTTCGGTGCCGGCAGCTGGCGTGACCTCAGCACGGACGGTCCGGCGCTGGCGCCGGAGCTGCCCTGGGAGCTCGAGTGCATCGAGGCGCCGGCATTCGTCCGGCGCGGGGACCGACTCGTCATGTTCTACGCCGGCGGCTACAACAACGAGCCACAGCAGATCGGTTATGCCCTGAGCGACGACGGCGTGCACTGGACCCGAGGGTCCCTGGACCCGGTCCTCCCGAACGGTGCGCCCGGCTCCTGGAACTCATCCGAGAGCGGCCATCCCGGTGTGTTCACGGACTTGGATGGGCGCACCTATCTCTTCTTCCAGGGCAATGACACCGGGGGGCGCACCAACCACTTGGCGGCGACCGAGATCCTGTGGGAGAACGACCGCCCACGGCTGGGCGGTCAGCGGGACGCCTAG
- a CDS encoding ABC transporter permease — protein sequence MSHTDVARVDTPPGAHPVRKGTGRRPGRSRPPAGTHRRVPWLVRLTRDRTLLLMAVPGMALLLLFQYLPLLGNVIAFQAYVPFLPLGQSPWVGLDNFAVIFNGDPAFLNALRNTLVLTLVQVVLVFPAPIALALLLNSLLSERIKRVVQSVLYLPHFLSWVIVVAVFQQVLGGSGMINNLLRSNGLETMSIIGNSDLFVGLLTSQVIWKDTGWATILFLAALSQIDPSLYEAAKMDGASRWRQMWHVTLPGIRGIVVLLLILRLGDSLTVGFEQIILQQGGVGLAASEVLDTYVYNNGIVGGQWGVSAAVGLVKGAVGVVLVLGANKIAHLLGENGVYKS from the coding sequence GTGAGTCACACTGACGTCGCCCGGGTCGACACGCCGCCCGGCGCGCACCCGGTCCGTAAGGGCACCGGGCGCCGACCCGGCAGATCGCGGCCGCCCGCCGGCACGCATCGGAGAGTTCCCTGGCTTGTCCGGCTGACCCGGGACCGCACGCTGCTGCTCATGGCGGTGCCGGGCATGGCGTTGCTGTTGCTGTTCCAGTACCTGCCCCTGCTGGGCAACGTCATCGCGTTCCAGGCCTACGTCCCGTTCCTTCCGCTCGGGCAGAGCCCGTGGGTGGGACTGGACAACTTCGCGGTCATCTTCAACGGCGATCCGGCCTTCCTGAACGCTTTGCGGAACACCCTGGTGCTCACCTTGGTCCAGGTGGTCCTGGTCTTTCCGGCCCCCATCGCGCTCGCACTGCTGCTCAACAGCCTGCTGTCCGAGCGGATCAAGCGCGTGGTGCAGTCGGTGTTGTACCTGCCGCACTTCCTGTCCTGGGTGATCGTCGTGGCGGTCTTCCAGCAGGTCCTCGGCGGCTCCGGCATGATCAACAATCTCCTTCGCTCGAACGGTCTCGAGACGATGTCGATCATCGGCAATTCCGACCTGTTCGTCGGACTGTTGACGAGCCAGGTGATCTGGAAGGACACCGGCTGGGCCACGATCCTCTTCCTCGCGGCGCTCTCCCAGATCGACCCCTCGCTCTACGAGGCCGCGAAGATGGACGGCGCGTCCAGGTGGCGGCAGATGTGGCACGTCACCCTGCCTGGCATCCGCGGCATCGTCGTGCTGCTGCTGATCCTGCGCCTCGGTGACTCCCTCACGGTCGGCTTCGAGCAGATCATCCTGCAGCAGGGCGGCGTCGGACTCGCTGCCAGCGAGGTCCTGGACACCTACGTCTACAACAACGGGATCGTCGGCGGTCAGTGGGGTGTGTCGGCCGCCGTCGGACTCGTCAAAGGCGCGGTCGGCGTGGTGCTGGTGCTCGGCGCCAACAAGATCGCCCACCTGCTGGGTGAGAACGGGGTCTACAAGTCATGA
- a CDS encoding carbohydrate ABC transporter permease, translated as MSATPARSPQRRHPVDAPGLTARAVKGVVLVVMCAAVVLPFVGIVSTSVASRAQVSASGGFVLLPTSVSLDSYRTIFAGGVVSQAMLVSLGVTIVGTAVSLAVSTLLAYALSRQGSFGQKPMLMLVLFSLLFSPGLIPNYLVVKELGLLNSYWALILPTALSAFNVIVLRAFFMGIPTELTDSARIDGAGHLTIFARIVLPLSKAVLAVIGLFYAVGYWNAFFNALIYLNDSAMWPLQLVLRTYVINNTEMSATDLGTGAENLPPQPSIQMAILVVTIVPILIVYPFLQRHFAKGVLTGAVKG; from the coding sequence ATGAGTGCCACTCCCGCACGTTCGCCGCAGCGTCGGCACCCGGTCGATGCGCCCGGCCTGACAGCGCGCGCCGTCAAGGGCGTGGTCCTCGTGGTGATGTGCGCCGCCGTGGTTCTTCCGTTCGTCGGAATCGTCTCCACCAGCGTCGCCTCCAGAGCGCAGGTCAGCGCTTCGGGTGGCTTCGTCCTGCTGCCCACCAGCGTCTCGCTGGACTCCTACCGGACGATCTTCGCCGGCGGGGTGGTCAGCCAGGCCATGCTGGTGAGCCTCGGGGTGACCATCGTCGGGACGGCGGTGAGCCTCGCGGTGTCCACCCTGCTCGCCTATGCGCTGAGCCGCCAGGGTTCCTTCGGTCAGAAGCCGATGCTCATGCTGGTGTTGTTCTCGCTCCTGTTCTCACCTGGTCTGATCCCCAACTACCTGGTGGTCAAGGAACTCGGGCTACTCAACAGCTACTGGGCACTGATCCTGCCGACCGCCCTCAGTGCGTTCAACGTCATCGTTCTGCGTGCCTTCTTCATGGGCATCCCGACCGAACTCACCGACTCCGCGCGCATCGACGGCGCGGGCCATCTCACGATCTTCGCGCGAATCGTCCTGCCCCTGTCCAAAGCCGTCTTGGCCGTGATCGGCCTCTTCTACGCCGTCGGCTACTGGAACGCCTTCTTCAACGCACTCATCTACCTGAACGACAGTGCCATGTGGCCATTGCAGTTGGTGCTGCGCACCTATGTCATCAACAACACCGAGATGAGCGCCACGGACCTGGGTACCGGTGCCGAGAACCTGCCACCGCAGCCGTCCATCCAGATGGCGATCCTTGTGGTCACCATCGTGCCGATCCTCATCGTCTACCCGTTCCTGCAACGCCACTTCGCCAAGGGCGTGCTCACCGGAGCGGTCAAAGGTTGA
- a CDS encoding extracellular solute-binding protein — MPVSRRTFLSAGVGAAALVTVAATASCSSSSTPPAATGGGVADAGVELPTYVRFEGVAADLPGTDDGIPDTFFSYPANPQAATSGHPADGSAIQGSVPVNKAVPPSMDRNSYWQELNNRIGSELSLTITPGADYPQRFATAVAGDGLGDVFTIDMGFAQLPQFLAAQCQDLTEYLSGDAAADYPFLANLPTDSWRGTIYNGAIYGLPISRGVQSSQLLYTRNDLFEARGVDPRPTTIEEFVQACRDMTDTRANTWALTNAPMSMLQQMYGLPNTWGVDGAGAFTHAIESEGYKQALELGRQLVADELVHPDSVDASGADQKSWFGAGSSVIHQDTYSGMGSMYDVGSTEGEGYVVGLMVTPSESGDPAPLWLGNPNNTISAIKKGDEARVRMLLEVLNFLAAPIGTAEHLFRKYGVEGVHYNLDENNDPVLTDLGETEASGGTFPIEYLIDGPRPNYYPGRPQVAQDIYDHMQEVVPTGVRNPTVGLYSATQGTMGGRLNTTLGDATNAILLGREPVSSWDDVVTDWRSKGGDTIRAEYEEGYAAANG, encoded by the coding sequence ATGCCTGTGTCTCGACGCACCTTCCTCTCCGCCGGAGTTGGCGCGGCCGCTCTCGTCACCGTGGCTGCCACAGCCTCCTGCTCGTCGAGCTCCACTCCCCCTGCCGCCACGGGCGGGGGCGTCGCTGACGCCGGCGTCGAACTGCCGACGTACGTCCGCTTCGAGGGAGTCGCGGCCGATCTCCCGGGCACCGACGACGGCATCCCGGACACGTTCTTCTCCTACCCTGCGAACCCGCAGGCCGCGACCAGCGGACACCCGGCCGACGGTTCGGCCATCCAGGGGTCGGTGCCGGTCAACAAGGCCGTGCCGCCGAGCATGGACCGTAACTCGTACTGGCAGGAGCTCAACAACCGCATCGGGTCCGAGCTCAGCCTCACCATCACCCCGGGCGCCGACTATCCGCAGCGCTTCGCCACGGCCGTGGCCGGGGACGGCCTCGGCGACGTCTTCACGATCGACATGGGTTTCGCCCAGCTCCCGCAGTTCCTGGCGGCACAGTGCCAGGACCTCACCGAGTACCTGTCCGGTGACGCTGCCGCGGACTATCCGTTCCTCGCGAATCTCCCCACCGACTCCTGGCGCGGCACCATCTACAACGGAGCGATCTACGGGTTGCCGATCAGCCGCGGCGTGCAGTCCTCCCAACTGCTGTACACGCGCAACGACCTGTTCGAGGCCCGCGGTGTCGATCCCCGGCCGACGACCATCGAGGAGTTCGTGCAGGCGTGCCGGGACATGACCGACACCCGGGCGAACACCTGGGCGCTGACCAACGCGCCGATGTCGATGCTCCAGCAGATGTACGGGCTCCCGAACACCTGGGGCGTCGACGGCGCAGGGGCGTTCACCCACGCGATCGAGTCCGAGGGCTACAAGCAGGCGCTCGAGCTCGGACGTCAACTGGTGGCCGACGAGTTGGTGCACCCGGACAGCGTCGACGCCTCCGGGGCGGACCAGAAGTCCTGGTTCGGTGCCGGGTCGAGCGTCATCCATCAGGACACCTACTCCGGCATGGGCTCCATGTACGACGTCGGGAGCACCGAGGGCGAGGGATACGTCGTCGGTCTGATGGTCACTCCCAGCGAGAGCGGTGACCCGGCGCCCCTCTGGCTCGGCAACCCCAACAACACCATCTCGGCGATCAAGAAGGGGGACGAGGCTCGCGTTCGCATGCTGCTGGAAGTGCTGAACTTCCTGGCGGCCCCGATCGGCACCGCGGAGCACCTGTTCCGCAAGTACGGGGTCGAGGGCGTGCACTACAACCTGGACGAGAACAACGACCCGGTGCTCACCGACCTCGGTGAGACCGAGGCGTCCGGTGGCACCTTCCCGATCGAGTACCTCATCGACGGGCCGCGGCCCAACTACTACCCGGGTCGTCCCCAGGTCGCGCAGGACATCTATGACCACATGCAGGAGGTGGTCCCCACGGGTGTCCGCAACCCGACAGTCGGCCTGTACTCGGCCACGCAGGGCACCATGGGTGGCCGACTCAACACGACGCTCGGGGATGCGACGAACGCGATCCTGCTGGGCCGAGAGCCGGTCTCGTCGTGGGACGACGTGGTCACCGACTGGCGGTCGAAGGGCGGCGATACGATCCGCGCCGAGTACGAGGAGGGCTACGCCGCCGCCAACGGGTGA
- a CDS encoding dihydrofolate reductase family protein — protein MSLTRIHNMSISLDGFATGEPQSADAPFGHAGERLHEWMFATRFWGDGGTVGVDDAFAARHSVGFGAEIMGANKFGPPGWQDDPDWKGWWGPNPPFHTPTFVLTHHLRPPIEMEGGTTFHFLRGTPAEALAAAAEAAGGLDVRIGGGATVVRDFVAAGLVDHMHLVQVPIVLGRGVRVWDGLEALEDSYDIEAVSSPSGVTHLTFARRAA, from the coding sequence ATGTCTCTCACCCGGATCCACAACATGTCGATCTCCCTCGACGGCTTCGCCACCGGCGAGCCGCAGTCCGCCGATGCGCCGTTCGGCCATGCTGGCGAGCGGCTGCACGAATGGATGTTCGCGACCCGGTTCTGGGGCGACGGCGGAACCGTCGGCGTCGATGACGCCTTCGCCGCGCGCCACAGTGTCGGCTTCGGCGCCGAGATCATGGGCGCCAACAAGTTCGGTCCACCCGGATGGCAGGACGACCCGGACTGGAAGGGCTGGTGGGGTCCGAACCCGCCGTTCCACACGCCGACCTTCGTGCTCACCCACCACCTGCGGCCCCCGATCGAGATGGAGGGCGGGACCACGTTCCACTTCCTCCGGGGCACGCCGGCCGAAGCGCTGGCCGCCGCCGCGGAGGCAGCCGGAGGCCTGGATGTTCGCATCGGCGGCGGTGCCACCGTCGTCCGGGACTTCGTCGCCGCCGGGCTTGTCGACCACATGCACCTGGTCCAGGTCCCCATCGTGCTCGGCCGAGGTGTCCGCGTCTGGGACGGGCTGGAGGCCCTCGAGGACAGTTACGACATCGAGGCGGTCTCATCCCCGAGCGGGGTCACGCATCTGACCTTCGCGCGTAGGGCGGCCTGA
- a CDS encoding kinase, with protein sequence MARTGSTDSRLIVIRGNSGSGKSHLAQAIRDARPRGIAIVGHDVLRRQILHVRDHPGALSVPYIDLSARFALDHGLHVVIEGILHSESYGPMLTSLRADHRGMTRCYRYDLDLDETLRRHRTKPLAAEVTEDAVRSWYRAADPVHGLDETSLGATVSLRSALDRVLVDAGWPPEDPRTAP encoded by the coding sequence ATGGCCCGGACGGGATCGACGGACTCTCGACTCATCGTGATCCGGGGCAACTCCGGCAGCGGCAAGTCCCACCTGGCCCAGGCGATCCGCGACGCCCGTCCGCGCGGCATCGCGATCGTGGGGCACGACGTGCTCCGGCGGCAGATCCTCCACGTCCGGGATCACCCGGGCGCATTGAGCGTGCCGTACATCGACCTGTCCGCACGATTCGCCCTCGACCACGGCCTGCATGTGGTCATCGAGGGGATCCTGCACTCCGAGAGCTACGGCCCGATGCTGACCAGCCTGCGTGCCGATCACCGGGGCATGACCCGCTGCTACCGCTACGACCTCGACCTGGACGAGACGCTGCGCCGGCACCGCACCAAGCCGCTCGCAGCCGAGGTCACGGAGGATGCCGTCCGCTCCTGGTACCGCGCGGCCGACCCGGTCCACGGTCTCGACGAGACGAGTCTCGGCGCCACGGTCTCGCTCCGGTCCGCGCTGGACAGGGTGCTCGTCGACGCGGGCTGGCCGCCCGAGGATCCACGGACCGCCCCGTGA
- a CDS encoding helix-turn-helix transcriptional regulator, with protein sequence MIDRAGLAEFLRRRREALQPEDVGLPRGQRRRTSGLRREEVAALSHMSTDYYSRLERERGPQPSQQMIASIAQGLHLSRHERDHLFRLAGHEPPAQGSGSDHVSPGMLRIFDRLTDTPAEIVTELGETLRQTPLGVALVGDLTRYTGPSRSIGYRWFTDPAARELHPSEDHEFYSRMYASGLRGVLTLRGPDSKAAQLAELLTAKSEEFRRVWQEHEVGIRPRAIKRYQHPAVGHLELNCQIMLDPEQAHTLLVYTAVPGSESYEKLRLLDVIGAPSSV encoded by the coding sequence ATGATCGATCGAGCCGGACTGGCCGAGTTCCTTCGCCGTCGCCGGGAGGCGTTGCAGCCGGAGGATGTCGGGCTTCCCCGTGGGCAGCGCCGTCGGACCAGCGGACTGCGACGGGAGGAGGTCGCGGCGCTCAGCCACATGTCGACGGACTACTACTCGCGCCTGGAGCGGGAGCGCGGCCCGCAGCCCTCGCAGCAGATGATCGCCTCGATCGCGCAGGGCCTGCACCTCTCCCGCCACGAGCGCGACCACCTCTTCCGGCTCGCCGGGCACGAGCCGCCGGCGCAGGGTTCGGGAAGCGACCACGTCAGCCCCGGGATGCTCCGGATCTTCGACCGGCTCACGGACACCCCGGCCGAGATCGTCACCGAACTCGGCGAGACACTGCGTCAGACTCCGCTCGGGGTCGCCCTCGTCGGCGACCTGACTCGATACACCGGGCCGTCGCGCAGCATCGGGTACCGATGGTTCACCGACCCAGCGGCCCGCGAGCTGCACCCGTCCGAAGACCACGAGTTCTACTCGCGGATGTACGCCTCAGGGCTGCGGGGGGTGCTGACCCTGCGTGGCCCCGACTCGAAGGCCGCCCAACTGGCCGAGCTGCTCACCGCGAAGAGCGAGGAGTTCCGCAGGGTGTGGCAGGAGCACGAGGTCGGCATCAGGCCGCGAGCCATCAAGCGATACCAGCACCCCGCCGTCGGGCACCTGGAACTGAACTGTCAGATCATGCTGGACCCCGAGCAGGCGCACACGCTGCTCGTCTATACGGCGGTGCCCGGGAGTGAGAGCTACGAGAAGCTGCGGTTGCTGGACGTGATCGGCGCGCCGTCGTCGGTGTAG
- a CDS encoding SDR family oxidoreductase has product MPRRQFDISVPNLSGRRAVVTGASDGVGLGIATRLAAAGADVVMPVRNLRKGEAAVARIREQHPEAKLSLEELDLSSLASVAALGEKLLADGAPIHLLINNAGVMTPPDRQTTADGFELQFGTNHLGHFALTGRLLPLLKAGRARVTSQVSVAARSGAINWDDVNWEREYDGMRAYRQSKIAFGLFGLELGRRSSAAGWGITSNICHPGVAPTSLLAARSEVGRTEDTTSVRLIRWLSARGLIVGTVDSAKLPALMAATSPEATDGALYGPQWLGNVGGPPGPQKLWPPLRSTENASRIWTVSEQLTAVAFE; this is encoded by the coding sequence ATGCCACGCAGGCAGTTCGACATCTCCGTGCCCAACCTCTCCGGAAGGCGAGCGGTGGTCACCGGCGCAAGCGACGGCGTCGGGCTCGGCATCGCAACCAGGCTCGCAGCCGCGGGCGCCGACGTGGTCATGCCGGTCCGGAACCTACGCAAGGGCGAGGCGGCGGTCGCGAGGATCCGCGAGCAACACCCCGAGGCGAAACTCTCCCTGGAAGAACTTGACCTGTCCTCGCTCGCGTCGGTCGCGGCGCTCGGCGAGAAGCTGCTCGCCGATGGAGCGCCGATCCACCTCCTCATCAACAACGCCGGCGTCATGACCCCGCCCGACCGGCAGACCACCGCCGACGGGTTCGAGCTGCAGTTCGGCACGAACCACCTGGGCCACTTCGCGCTCACCGGCCGGCTCCTGCCGCTCCTCAAGGCCGGCCGCGCACGGGTGACCTCGCAGGTGAGCGTCGCCGCGCGCAGCGGCGCGATCAACTGGGACGACGTGAACTGGGAACGTGAGTACGACGGCATGCGTGCCTACCGGCAGTCCAAGATCGCGTTCGGGCTGTTCGGACTCGAGCTCGGTCGTCGCAGCAGCGCCGCCGGCTGGGGGATCACGAGCAACATCTGCCATCCCGGCGTCGCCCCGACCAGCCTGCTCGCAGCACGCTCCGAGGTCGGGCGGACCGAGGACACCACCAGTGTCCGGCTGATCCGCTGGCTCTCGGCCCGTGGCCTCATCGTGGGCACCGTGGACAGCGCGAAGTTGCCGGCCCTGATGGCCGCGACCTCGCCCGAGGCGACGGACGGCGCGCTCTACGGGCCGCAGTGGCTCGGGAACGTCGGTGGACCTCCCGGTCCGCAGAAGCTCTGGCCACCGCTGCGCAGCACCGAGAACGCGTCGCGCATCTGGACGGTATCGGAGCAGCTGACGGCAGTCGCCTTCGAGTGA
- a CDS encoding nucleotidyltransferase domain-containing protein, protein MNASISQPWRAQAAVISDLLIAELTTVVGIYLHGSAALGGFGPTSDLDVLVVVRDEPEADWTSVGGALLSAAEGGRALELSVVRSSEAAAPSPPWPFVLHVNSGAHLCVLGGDGGGPDLIAHYAVVRAAGLPLYGPDPSAVVGGIEREILIGYLTGELEWGRDEADQRYAVLNACRAVAYADHGALLSKVDGGRWWLGRFGPAPLVTSALEAQAAGADLGPCSPSARAFVETAIARLRPRP, encoded by the coding sequence ATGAACGCCTCGATCTCGCAGCCGTGGCGCGCTCAGGCCGCCGTGATCAGCGACCTTCTCATCGCCGAGCTGACCACGGTGGTTGGGATCTACCTGCACGGGTCCGCAGCGTTGGGCGGGTTCGGTCCCACGTCGGACCTGGACGTGCTGGTAGTCGTCCGCGATGAACCTGAGGCTGATTGGACCTCGGTGGGAGGTGCGCTGCTGAGCGCGGCCGAGGGCGGACGTGCACTCGAACTCTCGGTGGTCCGGTCGAGCGAGGCTGCGGCGCCGTCACCGCCATGGCCGTTCGTGCTCCATGTGAACAGCGGTGCGCACCTCTGCGTCCTCGGTGGAGACGGCGGTGGCCCGGACCTGATCGCCCACTACGCCGTCGTGCGCGCCGCCGGACTGCCGCTCTACGGCCCTGACCCCTCCGCCGTCGTGGGTGGCATCGAACGCGAGATTCTCATCGGCTACCTCACCGGGGAACTGGAGTGGGGGCGCGACGAAGCGGATCAGCGGTACGCGGTGCTGAACGCGTGCCGTGCGGTCGCATACGCGGATCACGGAGCGTTGTTGTCCAAGGTCGACGGCGGCCGGTGGTGGCTCGGGCGGTTCGGCCCGGCTCCCCTGGTGACCTCCGCCCTTGAGGCACAGGCGGCCGGCGCGGACCTCGGGCCGTGCTCGCCGAGCGCTCGCGCGTTCGTCGAGACGGCGATCGCGCGCCTGCGTCCGCGTCCCTGA
- a CDS encoding DUF402 domain-containing protein — protein sequence MLVEDAEPFVPGDSVAIRDVRGGVVRAVSAAVVVEHSPERLVTWIPLGSPLLLPGDVHGQPVKTERVDRLTEVSWNSWGGPAFVWPQGGWHSVRASWTDAGPDRSLDHWYVNLHTPLRRTSFGFDLEDLILDVIVKPDLRSWSWKDEAEFDEACADGIVEPDLAKIVRDTGTRVAGDAERGSEPFTEAWATWRPDPSWQLPTLPRGCTLL from the coding sequence ATGCTGGTCGAGGACGCAGAGCCCTTCGTGCCCGGTGACTCCGTTGCCATACGGGACGTGCGCGGTGGTGTGGTGCGTGCGGTCTCGGCGGCCGTCGTCGTCGAGCATTCGCCGGAGCGCCTGGTCACGTGGATCCCCCTGGGCAGCCCACTGTTGCTGCCTGGGGATGTCCACGGTCAACCCGTGAAGACCGAACGGGTGGACCGGTTGACCGAGGTGTCCTGGAACTCCTGGGGTGGCCCGGCGTTCGTCTGGCCGCAGGGTGGCTGGCACTCGGTGCGCGCTTCCTGGACCGATGCCGGACCGGACCGATCGCTGGACCACTGGTACGTCAACCTGCATACGCCGCTGCGGCGAACCTCGTTCGGGTTCGATCTGGAGGATCTGATCCTCGACGTCATCGTGAAGCCCGACCTGCGGTCGTGGAGTTGGAAGGACGAGGCCGAGTTCGACGAGGCATGCGCGGACGGCATCGTCGAACCCGACCTCGCCAAGATCGTTCGCGACACGGGTACCCGTGTGGCCGGCGATGCTGAACGTGGCTCCGAACCCTTCACGGAGGCATGGGCGACGTGGCGTCCCGACCCGTCATGGCAGCTGCCGACCCTCCCGCGCGGCTGCACGTTGCTGTAG
- a CDS encoding GNAT family N-acetyltransferase, with product MLNPLAGSDAEAVHELLQANRDHLMRWSDYSGELGISVQQWRDELGDGSDLDFGLRLDGTLVGRVRLIDHQPRYGLGYWVAQPHTGRGLAAAGVRAVIVHTRDALGGSDILAGVSLGNAASARVLRRNEFRSVAVFGTYERFHLPLNSRGLSTIAAAQL from the coding sequence GTGCTCAACCCGCTGGCGGGATCCGACGCCGAGGCTGTGCACGAGTTGCTCCAGGCCAACCGCGATCACCTGATGCGATGGAGCGACTACTCCGGAGAACTCGGCATTTCGGTGCAGCAGTGGCGTGACGAACTCGGCGACGGGAGCGATCTCGACTTCGGGCTCAGACTCGACGGCACTCTTGTGGGCCGGGTGCGTCTCATCGACCACCAACCCCGGTATGGGTTGGGCTACTGGGTGGCCCAGCCGCACACGGGCAGAGGGTTGGCTGCTGCGGGAGTGCGGGCAGTGATCGTTCATACGCGCGACGCGTTGGGAGGCAGCGACATCCTCGCCGGCGTATCGCTGGGCAACGCCGCGAGCGCGCGAGTGCTGCGGCGCAACGAGTTCAGGTCGGTCGCGGTGTTCGGTACCTACGAGCGCTTCCATCTGCCGCTCAACAGTCGCGGACTGAGTACGATCGCCGCCGCACAGCTCTGA